The Scomber scombrus chromosome 19, fScoSco1.1, whole genome shotgun sequence DNA window acattactAGAATTTTTTTGCAACGTCATTGAGTTTCAAGCATTGCTAAAAACACAATGGATGTGGCAcctcaaccaaaaaaaaaaaagcaggtgtAACACTGCTTATAAATTCAAAACCCACAGTAGGCAATGACAGTCACATTTATAAAACGAACTGTATATTCATTCAGGATGGTGAATAAACATGTACTGCATTCAGACATATTATTGAACAAGGCACAACACTGTCTCCTTTGAGGAAAAAACTTGATGAATCCAGTCCTGCTTGGCTTGAGTTTCTAGGTGTAAATAAATCAACTTCATCCTCCTTAGATACCTTGTTGTAGCCTTTATACTTTTCTCACCTTAATAAACAGACTTATTGATGGGAGTCCATAAACTccactaaatgtaaatgtgtccaTGTGTAGGCTACAAATCAAATAAgcaacaggaaagaaaaagtgatggaaaacagtaaattaaacagTAATTGATGAAGTAGCAGTGCAAAATTGTGTTCAAAGttcaaagaaaatgttaaaagtgtGTACACTGATAGTTTCACTGAAGCAAACATACAGAAATGCCTTTCAGAACTGCAGATATTCTCACTGCCAAAAATGTTCAGTGATCATGCCACAAAATTGTCCCTCTGCTGTTGGCTGGTGATAACTGCATTTATCTGCATGAAGCTTCCTGACTAACAAACAGTGAAACCAAATGAGCACCTTCATGGCCAACCGGTCACAGTATCTACAAAGAAAGTGGAGGAGGGCTGAAGACGTCACAGTGGGAAAAACATTGTAAACAATTAGCTGCGGCACTTCTTGCTAACATGCGCAGGTCTTCTGACTGTTCTCCTCATTATCTTGTCtgcccttctcctcctccagtgtCACTTTATCCAGATAATCATCCAGAGAGCCCAACAAGTTGTCCACGTCTCTCTTGTGATCCTGCAGCACCAGTTCTGTCACATGGGTGAATGactggaggaaggaggaagtcaAAAGACAAATACGTGATGACAAAAGAATGTTGCAGGGAGATTTCAGCAATatttatgcacacacatgcaagagACAGGCATTTTCATTGGAGATTCACAATGTGTCCTACCTCACAGATATTACTGCTGGACGAAGCACTGGTCTCAAAGAAGTCCATTCCATAGCGTCCTGCTAACTGCAAGATTCAGTTAGATATGGTTAGAAATAAAGTGAGTCAAAAGGTATTTCATAGCCTTAATAAGTTTTCACCCAGTAAAGATGGACAGTGGAACATTAGTAGATATAAGAATAGacatagaaaacaaaaaataaagaaaatcacaattaaaaaaagtgatgttCACACATGAAATAAGGTGAAATCAAACCTTGCTTCCTTCTGTTTTCGTCACCCGCCTCATGGGTTCCTCATCAGATTTGTTTCCTACTAAGATCCTCTGCACCTTGTCAGAGGCGTACTGCAAAACAACAACGCCAAAAAAAGATGAGACAGACAGCATGAAGATGAGAGACTTTATCATCTTGTCACTCACACAAAGCCACGGGGTGTACAGCAAGTATCCAAACTTCATTAAAGAAGTTATAAAAGATCCAAAGTCACTGTGAAGGACAACAAGTGCAAGGAAGGGAAATGAGAGTGTTTATTGGCTTACTTCTTCCACATCGCTGATCCACTTTGCTATGTGCAGAAACGATGGCTCATTTGTGATGTCGTAAACAAAGATGATACCCTGGATGAAAATCCACGAAAAAGGattaatgatttaatttgaCATAAACTCATGGAAAGGTAACTTGACGTTTGTGGCTGTTTATACGGAGGGATCACCTGTGCACGTCTGTAGTACTGCTTGGTAATGGTCTGATAACGTTCCTGACCAGCTGTGTCCCTTTCACAGAAGACATAACACACATCAGGAAAACAGAATCAAATAACATGTACGTaagcatactgtacatgtaatataactatatataaaacGTTAAGAGTGTACTTTAACATACCATATCTGTACACGCACCTTGACTCCATCAATTTctagtgttttcattttaaaatcaactcctaaaaaaacataaaaatacattttatttcacagaCAGCAGAAAAAACATAGATGCAAACTCCTTTATGGATTTACTGGAATCACTTTAGCAACTGTGACGAAATTGGTGAAAAATCCTGATTTTGTGGTGTTTTGCATACaggctgtctgtgtgtttttgagtgtttaATGAGTGTTGTTCAGAGATGCTGTTAGCCCTAATGAATAGTATCTCTGGCACTGCATAGtgtcaacttttaaatgattgtGTCTCCACAAGAGGGGTGAGACTGATGTGAACTACAGTGGTGTTTTTGTTCTGCTAGGTAACAGGACAAGTGAGCTAAGAAATGGGACACAATAGATTTGGCTGCCAACAACCGGAATGCATCACTTAAAATCTCCTCATTGTGTTTTGCATTAAAGCAAAAGTGATATACTGCACTGTGCACTTACCTACATCAATTCTTGTTTGATTTTTATGCTGCTACCATAGTTCACAATCCACACTGAAAAATGTTAATGCtacatattgtatatattagGTGCTTGTTATGTATATAGTATTCTACTTTGTAATGTTACTTAtctatactgtactatattatattatagggctccaactaattattatttaaattattgattaattgtgcAATTTTAGTTTGTCTCATGAATTGACATTGAATAGTGAGAATTCctgttattttttccccataGCTCAAAGAGATGCATTCAAATGTCCAACCGCCAGTCCAAAACATATTCAGTTatttcacaaagaaaaagctGATATCTTTATCAATAATGACTAAAATTATTAATCGATTATTCAAATAGCTCATGGTTAATATTCTGTCAATCGACTAAATCGCTTAATAACCTaatggttgcagctctagtgAAGTCCATGGTGACATCGTCAATTTGCTTGCTCTGCCTGACTAACAGTCAAAAACCCACCGATGTTAAATTTACTGTCACATACGACAAAGAAAAGCGACAAATCCTCAGAAGTGAAAAAGTGGAACTTGATCATGCTTGGCAtttctgcttgaaaaatgaattCAGTTATTAATGGATGGGCAGCAGAcatagcagacattttgacaagtcaaagtaggaaaagcacaggtgttactagtAATATAAACAATACCTCAGCTCTATTTAAGTGTCCCAATGAGCCATAACAGTGTGACAATGGCCCTCAAACTGTGGCAACTAAATGAAATTCAGCCATAATAATAGATCATTGTATTATTTactttgtattgttttctttaaaaaaggccTATGATAAAAAATTGTTGCAGATGAACTTTCAATCAACTGATTTATCGAGCATTTTATCTCTGCTATGTTCtactatattttattattctgcTGTTGTACTTCGTTTTGCTGCTGAGACACTTCAAATTCCCTGAatgggataaataaagtttatctgtCGTTATTCTGTACTGAACAATGTGCCATCTGGATAATATATGTGAATATCTCCTAACAAACAGGTAAGTTGTTCTATCAAGCTTTAGCACTTTGTGGGTCAGATGACACATTAGGAGTTGGTCCTTTGATAATACTAGTGAATGACTCCATTGGCTAGATAATACATCCACATGAGTTGGATTTGAATTTTGGGCTTTGGTGAATCAAAAAAATTCAACTTCTGTGTATGCTGGTGTTCTCACAGTGTTCGTTGTAGCTGCTACTGGGTTTAGCCATAGATCATCACTGTAGTCTGCATCTACGATGTTTGCCTTAAAATGATTAAGATGATTCACAATTATCAATGAGTTGTGCAATGTAATGTATAGCTGACTTTAATTATCTCTAAAAGCTTGTTTAACACTTTGTCACTGACAGAAGCTTGCATAGTAAGATGTGCAGAGTATGCCTTGCTGGCTttgcttgtgtgtttatgtaattCGTGCAAAGCCGTGCATTTAACACGTCTGCTCAACCCGCACTGATGCCATTTTGTTTCCACGGCTCTCTGAAACATCCATAGGTTACTTATGTGCAGGTGTGCAGGGATGACTGAGGCTGTCCAATGTTAACCAATAACCTCAACATAAGGGATCTAAATGGAAGGAGACTTTTGTACCACTTTCTCAAATAGCTGAGTTTAATCCTGCGTAAAGCTTTCTCAGCCCACAGCCCTTCCAACAAGGAAGCAGATCCAGTCTCCGGCTTTCAGTTCACAAACATTTCACCCTGAATTAAACTCCACACTTCACTAAACACTTTCTGTGACAGTAACAACAAGCTTTATAGCCTGCCGTgactcttttcttttgttaatgTGAGAATAATGAATCTTTCGTTTTAAAAAAGCCCTAATACTTTCAATCTGAGTCATTAGTCAGGAAAAGAGTGCATATATCAGTCcacacattacattttgtgCATTTAAGAGCAGGATAAAATATCTAACACTTAGCAGAGGAAAAAGCCTTTCCTGTGGACCTTCATGTCCATTGTTACTGTTAGTGATCAAGCTGCTTCTATCATTTTAGAGCAATTtgtctttataagaaatgattcATATTTAAGCATATGATAAAGTATAAGTGTAGCTTTTTCTTAGTGCTGACACGTCTTTCTGTCAGTTTCAGAGCATTTATGGCCCGGGGCCAGTTTATACTAATCCCACAGACTAAGTAGGCCTGTTTTTGTACTTTGAAGTAAAGTGAATAATGACAGACAGTTAATTGTTTTGTTAATTACAGTTAAAGTCTCAGCGTCGACATTCATTCAGTAAAAAGTTGTCATTGATCTGGTTCAACCACATGATGCGAGTTTTGACACAAGCGTCACTGAACTTGTTTTATGGCTTACCGATGGTGGAAATATGTGACGGGTCAAACTCGCTCTCCGTGAACCTGCGCAGCATGCAAGTCTTTCCAACGCCGGAGTCTCCCAGCATTAGTAACCTGAACAAGAAGTCGTATTGTTTAGCCATGACGAAGTGTTAAAAAACATACGAGAGAAAGCATGACTCTGCCATGTAGCGTTTGGCTGATGTGCTCACTAccctgctgctgtgtgctgccTTCACGGCTCCTCGGAATCTCCTGCTTCAGGGTTCAAACGGCTCTGAAGCCACCGCAATGTGGATAATTGTTGGTGAAGAGTGTAGCCTAAATTGCTTTTCATAGTGGAATATATTATGCTTCGGTGACAAATGTTCACAAGAAGAATAGAAAAGACTCTAGGAACAAGAGTCTAAGCACGAATAATACTGATAAGCATGTAATTCAGAATTGTATAATAAAGCATCTTTGCCTGTTTGTCATTACCATTATACTGTTTCACAATCATCACACAGCTCAAAATAGATAAGTTCAgtcttattttatattactgtGCATTCAGCTGACACTTCTCCGAAAACTTCTACGGCCACGGAAGGCAACATGCAACCTGCATCTGTGAAAAGGCTACCCCACCTCCCACTGTGGGAGTGTTCTAAATGTAAGCAAGCTATATAGATAGGGGTCCATGTATCTTTTCTTCATTcgattttctttttaagaacCAGTGCTGAAAAGCAAAATATTagtggttatttgattttcGTTTTAAAATAGGCCTACAAAAGattaaattgaaatatgaactgtatttctttttcctgGTCAAGATGGGATGAgcagagctttaaaaaatggtttgactttcttttcatattaagaatagtgaaaaataaaatcattggcaaacagaaacaaaaaaagaatgtcgTCAACGAAGCAAGAGCGCATAAagatcaattaaaaaaagaactccTGTCTGTCTTTTCCTATTTTTAATGTCAGCAAATCCTTCTTTTATGAAATTGATAACCtcagtttttgtttaaactTGTTCAGTGTTGTTTCAAATCTATGATCATTTTAAAGGTGCCAGATTGTACTACTGTTGAAAATGTACTGCAACATAAGGACAGGGATTTCTAATCATGTGTCCACCCCATTATATCAATGAGGTGAAgctaaataacagaaaacacctCTCTGTATAATGAAATATAGTTCAGAAGTATCACAAACAGCTCCaaacagcctccaaaatgaccataCAGTCGATTAATAGCCTACCTCTCTAAaaacagtttcaacaaaaactgaacaatatAACCTTCATGAAGTGAAAATTTACTGCAGGCCTGTTGTATTAGACTACAATACTTTTAGCAAGGTGGACATGATGCACTGGCAACTACTGGTAACTAACTACTAATTTATGACtgttattatttgtattgtttattcaATTAATTCAACTGTCGTTTACAAGAAGCTATCTGGCAGACACCAccgcacacaaacaaaacagacagaggagCATTGTTGTCACGCATTCCAGAGGCAACATGGTGACCCCGGtctgtttttcccccctcacaACCCTGAAGATGTTAAAAGTGTGTGGCGATGATGATCATAACAGGGTGCAAAAACAGATGGTGGTTCGGGATAGTTATCAAACTCAACAAAATTAATATCAACTCAGCCAGGCCAGTCCAAATAACAGCTTTGCTCAGTCATGGGTAGATCTTTAatctttaagtttaattaataatCTTGTAGATTTAGTGACTGAAACTGTGTTTCTGAGTAGTGGGAAGTGATCCTCCTCTGACCTCCTACCTGGGCAGTTTGACCGTTTTTGTGAGACCAGAGAGCTGTAATACCTTGTTACCAGAAATGTCAGAGCTCGATCATCATGTTTACCTTTCTATATTGACATAGAAATACATGTGGCACAGATATTTACAGTTATATAAGACAAACTGATATAATACTTCTTTTGTATCCACACAGCAATACGTCAAACCTCCCAAATACACTATTGTAACCTCTAAACGTGCAACTGCTGCTAATTGTCACAAGGTTTCATAAAGATACAGTGAGATTTAAGTTGAATAGTAGTAAACTGTGTTAGAATACATAAAGGTAATCAGATTACTTTTGGgaaagtaatcagattacatgtAATCAGATTACTTTTGGGAGTAATCAGGTGCAGAAATTCTCGTTCGCTATGGGGTGCATGGGGGACAGGCGGCCGGAGGGCTCTTgcacaaaaacagaattaaCAAATCTAGGATAAAAAAGCGAGGCTTGACCAAGTCTCCGCAGTGCATCCTGGCTTTATCCGTTGCACGTTTGCCAAACCAGGATAAGGAAATGCAGCTACTGTATGTCAAACTAATGAGTTGGTGAAACAGGGTGTCCtcaaagtctctttacaattaaaaaaatgtattacaaaggcaattgatgagatatgttaatcagatgTGTTCTATGTAATCAGTGGTTATCacagtttttaatcacattgcatttgtgtatcatGTATCGAACAAAGATACTggacatcaacgacctgaagcaaaagatcactgatgccatcgccaccattgatgaggctaTGCTACAGCGAACATGGCTAGAAATCGAGTACCGTCTTGATGTGCGTTGTGCAACTGGTGCCCAtatagaggtgtattaaatgattacatttccacagatgtGTCTAttaatttgcttttgtaatacatttgttaaatgttattattaaattaaagagactttatggacaccctgtatatGTTAAAAGAGAAATAGCCTAAATCCGATGTAAATCAACTGAGAGAAAAACCCTGACTGACAATAACGGACCGACTGAATGTGTAAGTAGTCCAAATATATTCACTTAACTAACCATTGCTCCACTGAAACGGTCATAATTACAATTCAAGGAGTTACTGTCATTCTCACAAATGATCAGTTGTAGCCTACACTTAGAAATGCAATGCAAGAATATACGcgcaaatctctctctctctctctctctctctctctctctctctctctctctctctctctctctcggtgaATGAAGGAATTACTTAGAGGGCGTGGCCAGGGAAGGTGTCGAAGACTGGCCAAATCTGATAGAGCTGTAAACATTGACCTTTATTCAGATTTTCAGCATCTCTAACTGAATATGAGAACACGCTTCTTGTGAAGAAACGTAGTGAAACACAGATTATCTGTGGATGGTGAGGGCTCCGCGCTGCACGGTGCTGAACTTTGGGACCTCTGCACAGAAAGCTCCTCTCAGTATTAAAGCTTCTTCATCTAACACTTTAACATCCAAACAAGGGCACGCCGttgtgaagaaagaaacacGTGAATGGGACGTTATGTATTACAATCACTGACTTCACTGAATCCACCTTTGCTTCATCAGCCGTTTCTAATCATCTCAAAACCTGCAGTAATAGCCTATTTATCAAATCTCCGACCTCAGTATCAACCGCAGTCTTCATAAAAACGATATGACAGTAAGCCTAACTAATAATGACTGACATGTatgatgtaaaaatgataattataattttaaaaagtataatgtATCTGAGGTATTTTAATGCAGGCTAATAAAATGAGGCAGGATACATGAAGACCATGAATtaacttaaaaacacatttatttccgACCGGAGTGACAGATGACTGAACAAATAAGACACCAGGATGAACAAAGCCTGGTTATTAGCCGCACAGAATAAATCTCCATGGTAATTATGCTCCTCTGTTTTCATGCAACCCAGTCCCGGTTAAACTCAGGCAGGATAACCGAAAAATCCCGGTTTAATCTGCTATCTAGGTATTGTGCAACAGCCCTCTGGACAGTTGGTTTACTTTGATAGATACGACGGTCTGACAGACCCCTGCAGCGGTTAGTGTAACTTTTCCCGGACAcgacaggatttaaaaaaaaaaaaaggtctttattGCACTCTTGCCTTGATGATATCCAGTCTCAGAATATGATAAAACCAGCcaattttgtttctgtttgccagtgattttattttttttattgttctaaatatgaaaagtaaatcaaaccatttcttcatttctgttcagCCATTTTtgaccaggaaaaagaaaaacagctatttcaatttaatcttttgtattttaaaaggaaaatcaaaTAACCATTCGTTTTTTGTGTTTCCAATACTCGTTCCTGAAAAGAAAATCGAATGACCAAAAACTACATGGACCCCAAATGCTAGACGGCAAACTCCCAATTTCCTGAAATATTACTGAGACATGAGCTCTGTCCTCaacaggggcgattctaggatcagaccagaggggctcagctcctaataagaatttgacatacaatgccctgcaagtgttcaaacccccttcTAAATGACTAATTTCAgtggataacgtaaattacaacaagaagaagaaatattactacatagtagagtggtctactataatgtataataataatggttcagaataaacaatcacagatttctacagagaggaccctgagatagttaatgaaccctgtcTCTTACAGACAGGCTcgcaaaaataattaaagttgtataaaataatttaaaaaaaaataaaaaaaataaaatatatatttttaggggtgctgagatcaaatttagtgGTGCTTGAGCAtccctaaaaagggtctaaaatcgccactggTCCTCAACATTAgtgaaaagtaactaagtacatttatccaaatactgtacttaagtacaatttagaAGTACTTGTATTTTCCTTTAgcatttccatttgatgctactttatacagTACTTCCACTCCAggtacatttcagagggaaatgtaGTATGTGCTAAGTCACTATATTTATTttgcagctttagttacttttcagatgaagatttgatacaatggataatataatcaacttttaaaatacaacacattgttagaTTAAACAAGTAGTTTCcaacttttttgtcttttgacatcttactAAAAGCAGTGTCTAgtcggggtcacatttcagatttctTTGAGTTGTTAATAGCTCCACCAAATACAGTTTTTtaccctctaaacttctcaaatggtttcatttcaatacatgttcaaattatccaatatttcaccaaaaatgaaagattagagaaaaagtcaaaaaactgaaaacagatctATGTAGCAGAACTCACAACCCCTGattttatctggtgaccctttggaggggcccgacCCATAAGTTGGGAAACattggactaaactagctaacatCAGGTAAGCTGATAATACTTTATAGTACTTTTACTAAAGTAGgattttcatgcaggacttttacttgtaatggagtatattgctgtattggtacttttaccaGGTGTGGGTGCTTAAACGTTGGTCAGTGTTctgggatggagggagaggttCATGGAGGTCCAGACCTactaaaggatctgaatacttcttccaccactagTTAACATCATTAACTGTAGCTGGAAATGAGATATTATCTCACGTTACCCTCCAACCCAGCACACAAATTAAACTTGAATATTTAGGAATAATACAAAGTCAGGAAAACAACTGCACAAAAGCTATCATAAGATCATATTAAAACAAGTTGAGTCACAAA harbors:
- the LOC134000727 gene encoding ras-related protein Rab-15-like; its protein translation is MAKQYDFLFRLLMLGDSGVGKTCMLRRFTESEFDPSHISTIGVDFKMKTLEIDGVKVRVQIWDTAGQERYQTITKQYYRRAQGIIFVYDITNEPSFLHIAKWISDVEEYASDKVQRILVGNKSDEEPMRRVTKTEGSKLAGRYGMDFFETSASSSSNICESFTHVTELVLQDHKRDVDNLLGSLDDYLDKVTLEEEKGRQDNEENSQKTCAC